In the Plasmodium vivax scf_6625 genomic scaffold, whole genome shotgun sequence genome, one interval contains:
- a CDS encoding variable surface protein Vir18, putative (encoded by transcript PVX_017145A) yields MSWHFGRPNPVLEQFKNIKKRQCTDKYFAALNEIEQQIDKAVKIPPNKLYNSWNNISNLINNKNGELKECYEKQYIPRHLNKEDKIINFSKRCTKGGKCNNGNIQVKKPPVPKTGKKETCERGTNCENQIPSAGTEQITSKTRTAERNSITVSSPGPDPKSQVQKGTAGQESKNADVSTQPQQSISNTAPTIVSEVEVPAQSVNLDSSTSEENQAKTQPLSVSKPEENVLVTAARDNPVESITNGELDRGNSSEVSDSDKNIVPSKLLGNQTPSDNPHDQTNTDGKLNLGINFASQTNAHHNVDTAIVAEDVPPHGNTGERGPMDASAKGMVLDDVSNIIQHRGETTTSIKHLSGGCDNTSMAYADNENSPVRTLCNEGTREDVESFNDDNNILDTLKEFFVAIPNKDHIIQASAPMGIVMLLGLLFKFTPLWRVLTKKNRKKGAGIIEELNSVVQEPSIMDEERSIPFSYGSFEYSS; encoded by the exons atgagTTGGCACTTTGGAAGACCTAATCCTGTATTGGAGCAGTTCAAAAACATCAAAAAACGCCAATGCACAGATAAGTATTTTGCAGCTTTAAATGAAATTGAGCAACAAATTGATAAAGCTGTTAAAATACCACctaataaattatacaattCATGGAATAACATAAGTAATcttataaataacaaaaatggtGAATTAAAGGAATGTTAtgaaaaacaatatatacCACGTCATTTAAATAAGGAggacaaaataattaattttagtaAAAGATGTACAAAAGGTGGTAAATGTAATAATGGAAATATTCAAGTTAAAAAACCTCCTGTGCCAAAAACaggtaaaaaagaaacttgTGAAAGAGGAACGAATTGTGAAAATCAAATACCATCAGCAGGAACAGAACAAATCACGTCAAAAACAAGAACTGCAGAAAGAAACTCTATAACAGTAAGTTCGCCCGGACCGGATCCCAAAAGTCAAGTTCAAAAAGGTACTGCTGGACAAGAATCAAAAAACGCCGATGTAAGTACACAGCCACAACAAAGCATTTCTAATACTGCTCCAACTATAGTATCTGAAGTTGAAGTACCTGCACAAAGTGTTAATCTAGATTCTAGCACCTCTGAAGAAAATCAGGCTAAGACACAACCTCTGAGTGTCTCAAAACCTGAAGAAAACGTACTAGTAACTGCTGCAAGGGATAATCCCGTAGAATCAATCACTAACGGGGAATTAGATAGGGGTAATTCTTCTGAAGTAAGTGATtcagataaaaatattgtaccAAGTAAATTACTTGGCAATCAAACACCAAGTGATAATCCACATGATCAGACAAATACTGATGGTAAGCTCAATCTAGGCATAAATTTTGCTAGTCAAACCAATGCTCATCATAATGTTGATACTGCAATTGTTGCTGAAGATGTTCCTCCTCATGGAAATACTGGTGAAAGAGGTCCTATGGATGCGTCAGCTAAAGGTATGGTTCTAGATGATGTAAGCAACATAATACAACATAGAGGTGAAACTACCACTAGCATTAAACATCTTTCTGGAGGATGTGATAATACCAGTATGGCATATGCTGATAATGAAAATTCCCCAGTTAGAACTCTTTGTAATGAAGGAACTA GAGAAGATGTTGAATCATTTAATGATGATAATAATATACTAGACACACTTAAAGAATTTTTCGTTGCAATACCAAATAAAGATCATATCATACAGGCTTCAGCACCTATGGGAATTGTTATGTTATTgggccttctttttaaa ttcactcctttgtggagggttcttactaaaaagaataggaaaaaaggagcaggtATCATTGAAGAATTGAATAGTGTAGTACAAGAACCTTCAATTATGGATGAAGAAAGGAGTATCCCATTTTCATATGGTTCTTTCGAATATTCATCATAG